The genomic segment TGCAGCGCTTTGAGCCAACATGGCTTTGAACTTCAAACGAGAAAGAAACACGTTTGGCGTTTCTTCTCGGCGAGTGAGAGCTCATCATTTGTTCACAATTcctaacaaaaaaaacacagtttgGCCTCTTTAAACTGCTCAAATTGGTCACGATGGTGTGCAAGGTTTCATTCAACAGATTGATCATCCCAGTTTTTATTGCCTTTGATTTTTGTAAACGCACTGCCACTCGTGTTTCAATAAATTCGAATGACTGCACACCTGTAATGACTagaaatcatttcaaatgtgtaatatTGCTGTTTTAATGTCGTTCCTTACAGGCGTCAGTGTGGCCAACAACAATCAATTACCAATGGATATAATCAAATTGGCTTATTCTTGCACCGCTGGATGTTAGAGGTGGTGCTGCTGTCTTGGTTGTAAAAGCCACACATCACcgatttttttctgtcttcccaCGACAACCTGCTGTAAAGACCGAGACACCGGGGGGAGGCGAGGACACACCCGCACTGTACCGCTGTCttcccccctcctcatcctccacctcctccaccgacTAGATCATGCGCTCGCTGCGCTGGTACAACAGCTGCAGAATGCGTCGGGACATGGAATCTGGGaaattataattatttttttgggAAAACGCTTTTGTATATCCATATGAGTTCGTGGACAACCTTGTTGCTACTGgaagttattttttatttttggctGTCTGCTCCCACGCCCCGCCGTGGGCAGGTGGCGTGACTTTGAAAAAGAAGTTCATTTTCAGGTACAGTATGTCTGGGTGCCTGCAGAGTTTTCTTTATTGACTCGGTCTCTTAACATACAAGTTCCACCTTGCAATAAGGTGCACAATAGCCTATATCATATACCGTATGTAATCATTTGTTTTGAATCGGACACAAGTTATGCATATCctgtattttttgtcatttttgtatgGTGTATTTCTTCTGCATTTAAGATCTAATGTATTGAGTTTTAATTGAAAATGTTATGAAACAAACATGGGATATGGTGGATAGGTTTTCAAGATGCGGATGCTGGGAGTCGTGGGACAGAAACTTCCAGGTTAATAATGGCACTGGAATCTGCTTCTCTGCACTTTAATATTTCATCCGGTGCTCCTAAATATTTCATGGGACGGTGCCATTTGagtggcattccaacaaaaaaAGGGGCTAAATTGAATGGCTATGAGTACCTCTTTGTGCATCGgtctgtgtgctcgtgtgtgtgtgtgttgggggggttgttACATTTAGGTAATGAATGACTTTCTCAGTCAGGACAAATTAAGTGATATTTGTATTTCTTTGAAGTAAAGCACACAAGACCAAGGAAACAAGCATATCAGTGCTCGGTAATGTGTGCACTGAGAGCGAACATGTTACACTAGAGAGAGATTTATGCCCGCTGCATAGGTGGAGTGTGTTCTGCATGGCTGCACTGTGTTGAGTGAATGGGAATGGGTGCAGCCTGATGCAGAGAGCACCAGTGACCCCAATGTCACAAGCAGCCGGTCGCCCTTTAGAGTGTTACTCATGCTGCCGTGCCGCTCAGATGGGGCATTCAGAGGGGCATTTACAAAATGTGGCATGTTACTTTTCTTGAAGGGCCACAAAGTCACAAGTCAGCCGATGCTGAATATGAGTCATTAATATAGGCAAACAGTGACCACTGTCTGCTGTCAGAAGGGGCGATTGGCATTCACAAAATCTGGCATGTTGCTTTTCTTGAAGGGGCACAAAGTCAAAGGATTCATTGATTGAAAGTTGATTATTTACCTTCACAAGTCAGCCGATACTGAATATGAGTCATTTAACAGGCGAACAGCGACCACTGTCTGATGGGACGAGGGGCATTCACAAAATATGGCATGTTACTTTTCTTGAAGGGGCACAAAGTAGGATTAATTGATTGAAAGTGATTGATTAATTGCCTTAGCAAGTCAGCCGATGCTGAATATGAGTCATTAATAGGCGAACAGTGACCACTGTCAGCTGTCAGAAGGGGCAATTGGCATCCACAAAATCTGGCTTGTTGCTTTTCTTGAACAAATTTAAGACAATAATATTAAAACCCATTGCTGGCGATTTCCTGTCATTAAATTAGTAGCCTAAAGGAATGCTGCTGATAGTTCCAAAAGATGCCTTGCGCTTTTACGGTAGCCTATTTCACTAGTTTGTGTTCATGGTTTGGTGTTTTTAAGGTCGTCGTTaaagcagggctgatagtattcaggctcagtgcctgatttcagTCATTCAGGCAGGGAGTTGTGTCTGCATGAAATATAGTCATTAGGTTTTAATTATTTCAAAAAGTGTTAATGTGTTCAGGTTCAGGATTTTCCTCTACTACCAGGCCTGTTAAAGTTCTGTGTGCTTTTTATCTGTGCAGGGATTCTCCTGGTGACATCCTGTGGCCCTCGGCTCCCTACAGTGTTGAGCCCCCACCCTCGCCCTCACCCTCGCCCTCCCcagcccctctccacccctcctgacccctccctccctccctaccttagcagcggcagcggcagctcTCCCCCTTCTCGTCACTGTCGTTCGCCAGGCTGCGGCGCCCGGCTCTCTTGAAAGGTGCAGGCCTCAAACCCCTGCAAAATGACTGTTGCCGACCCCTCGGACGAGGCGGCGGCCCAGCCGGGCCACCCGCAGGACTATGACCCCGAGGACCACGAGTGCTGCGAGCGCGTCGTCATCAACGTCTCGGGCCTGCGATTCGAGACGCAGCTCAAGACGCTCTCGCAGTTCCCAGAGACGCTGCTCGGGGACCCTAAGAAACGCATGCGCTACTTCGACCCGCTGAGGAACGAGTATTTCTTCGACCGCAACCGGCCGAGCTTTGACGCCATCCTCTACTACTACCAGTCGGGTGGGCGGCTCCGGCGGCCGGTGAACGTCACGCTGGACGTCTTCTCGGAGGAGATCCGCTTCTACGAGCTGGGCGAAGAGGCCATCGAGATCTTCAGGGAGGACGAAGGCTTCatcaaggaggaggagaggcctcTGCCGGAGAACGAGTTTCAGCGGCAGGTGTGGCTACTGTTCGAGTACCCTGAGAGCTCGGGGCCGGCGCGCATCATCGCCATCATCTCCGTGATGGTCATCCTCATCTCCATCGTCAGCTTCTGCCTGGAGACGCTGCCCATCTTCCGCAGCGACGAGGAGGACATGCACAAGGCCCACCCCAACCCCTACGCCAACGGCACCTACATCTACACCTCCACCTACTTCACAGACCCCTTCTTCATCCTTGAGACGCTCTGCATCATCTGGTTCTCCTTCGAGTTCCTGGTGCGCTTCTTCGCCTGCCCCAGCAAGGCCAGCTTCTTCGTCAACATCATGAACATGATCGACGTGGTGGCCATCATCCCCTACTTCATCACCCTGGGGACGGAGCTGGCGGAGAAGGCCGAGGGCGATGGACAGCAGGGCCAGCAAGCCATGTCCCTCGCCATCCTGAGGGTCATCCGGCTGGTGAGGGTCTTCCGCATCTTCAAGCTGTCGCGACACTCCAAGGGGCTGCAGATCCTGGGGCAGACGCTGAAGGCCAGCATGAGGGAGCTGGGCcttctcatcttcttcctcttcatcggAGTTATCCTCTTCTCCAGCGCGGTGTACTTTGCGGAGGCGGACGAGCCAGAGTCGCAGTTCTACAGCATTCCGGACGCGTTTTGGTGGGCTGTGGTGACCATGACGACAGTCGGCTACGGCGACATGACACCGACGACCATCGGCGGCAAAATTGTGGGTTCGCTCTGTGCCATTGCCGGCGTGCTGACTATTGCCCTGCCCGTGCCCGTCATCGTGTCCAACTTCAACTACTTCTACCACCGCGAGACCGAGGGCGAGGAGCAGGCGCAGTACCTGCAGGTGCCCCCCAAGGCCGAGTCCAACGAGGAGCTGAAGAGGAGCCGCAGCGGCTCCACCATCAGCAAGTCGGACTACATGGAGATCCAGGAGGCGGTGCACAACAGCAACGAAGACTTCCAGGACGGGATCATGAAGGCCAACTGCACGCTAGCCAACACAAACTATGTCAACATCAAGAAAATGCTGACGGATGTATAGGTTTCCACACCTCCAGGTTTTCTCCTCCAGTTTTGGGAGTTATAGTAGGGCATGAGACACCGAAGAGGAAGTGAAAGCTTTGGGCCTTCCTATTTCTGAATGGTGATGATGGAGGTGCGGTGCTCAGTCAAAGGAACAGGTGGAGTAGACACCTCCGTAATGCAGCCGAGGGACACTCTCCCAATCGCCCCTTGTTGACCAACCGACTGTCCACACACACTACTACGTCCCTCTTCCCCCCTCATAGTCCCCATAGCGCTATAGTCTCAAGCCCATCTGAAGCCCAAGTATTTAATGTCTGCATGGATTCGCTTAATGTGTGCCTGCTCTCGTCCTAACATGCTCTGCGCAAGCCATAGCCAAGTAGTAGTGTACCGTACACACACCAAGGGGAAACTGCGGAAGTAGTGAGGCACTTTTCGATCTTGGGCAAAGAATACATTCGCACAGTGTCCTGTGCTTGTCTTGCCCACACATACCTATATAaatataaacactcacacacaaatattattgtgtcattcacacacatgtgtccttctctgtctgtcagaGACTGATGCTGTGTGTTCATGCtgcttgataaaaaaaaatagtgaagacaaaagaaaaaaagaaatgcaaagaaaagaaaagaaaagtaaagaaagaagATGTCATTCCTGTGAAAATCTTTATAGAATCTAACAAGAGCTGAGCTGTCACCATGCATGTCATCACGCAAAGAGATCACTGGAAGAATGTGGGTGCCCAGTCCACATGGTGACAACAACACATAGGCTACCGCTTGATGCTTCTTCTCAGCGCTAATGCAATGGTCGAGTTTTTGCACATTTTCAAGCTCACTTTTTGTGGCAGTTTCAGGTATCTGACTGATTCTAATCACCACGACATCCCTCCCCACATAACACcagacactctctccctcttaaaCCCATAGCTCCTGTCTTACAAGGCTAGATGGATGCCCTGCCATGGGGGCTATAGATCCTTGCAGAAGATATAGCTTAAATAGCCCCCTTCACTAATGTTATACTTCAGAGCTTTTGAAGACAATTTGAATGTCTTATACCGCTGTGTTTTACTCCCTTCATCCCCCGCTCTACTCAGCCACACTCACACCTTAGAAGATTAATATGAGGAGTTTTAGGACCCTGGGTGGTGATGGTCTGCCACTCGGTGGCGGCTGACATTTTATAGATCTTTTATTTTATTGCAGCTTGCTGGCTTGCTTGCCTCTGTCCTGGCTTGTTTGCATCTGAGTTTGCGTATGTCTGTGTCCAGCTGAACGCTGACAGGAAACGATGCAGTgttgtttccctctcctctctcactgacATCACTGGTCGACTGTCTTCCATTTTGCAGTACATTCCACTTAGGAAGGATATACAAAGCATTCCATGTAGACTAGAGAACAAACGTTTGTCTGTAAGCCATGCACTTCAGAGATAGACAACGTTATTGTTATTCAAAACACACAGTAGCTGAAACGAGCCACACTGTAGTCGATGCTGTTGTCGATATTCCTATAGTGAAAACGTGAGCCTGCCCATTCTTGTAGCATTGATATAAGATTATTTTTCTAACCACTTATTGTAGTGTACCTTTTGGATTTCATTTGAAACGTCTCACAGGTCTCACACTTCTCTGATGAGGGTAGCTGTGGTCGAGCCTGAATAACATGACATTCAAATGACGTGTCCCATTGACTGCCTTTTCAATACACGATAcagaaaagaaagagtgagaaaaaaaggaaatttgTACTCTATTGATAATCTAGTATTGCATGACCTCAAAACATTCCTACTGGCATGTATCGCAGTTCAGTCCAAACTAAACACAGCTATAATAGATAACTAAATATGCTTCAATATATTTATCTCCTTTATCTCTCATATATATGCATTTTTATCAGCATAATACAgtgatatataaatacaatacaatgtgcAATGTAAGTATTAGTCACTTTTAATATGAATACTGCTGCCAACAGTAAAGTACAGAATAGCCAGCAGGgtcaatacacacaaacagagtccTTAATGGGTAAAGAAATAGCAAAACAATaacacagacagagggaaagggtTAAACTGTAAATTAGGTTATATctacaatcaacacacacacatgatctctTGATAGCCTGCCACAGACCCATTGGGCCAACAGCACACTTCTGCAGTCAGTGTTTCTGAAAGCAACGTGGCTGTGATGGTGATTGTGACTGTTCCAGAAATCCTCACTGTTTGAAAAATCCCTGTTAGCACTATGTAGACCAAACTCTAATTTGGCTGATACTCCTCTTTGCCCGATAATAACAACTAGTGAGCCCACAGTTGGGTAGTCGTGGTGTAGTGttgagggagttggactgaacatcacagggttgcagctttgaatcccacccttacctcgccctacacctccatccatggctgctgtgcccttgagcaaggcaccttatcccacatagctccagggactgtaaccaatagcctgtaatacctataagtcgctttggtaagaaaaaaaagtgccagctaagtgtaatgtaatgtaatgtaatacaatacaggTGAAGTGTGCAGAGACAGTCGTGGCATTCCTGCAGCGGTGAGCAACTCAAGGCAGTGTGGAGTATTGCCCTTGCAGCAAGTTTAAAATCCGCAACTTTCAAAGTCTGATTTGTCGAGAGCTATTTTAGTGTGCAAGGGCCAGCTTACAAATGAAACCCACCAAATTCCATTGATACACTACAGCAATTTACTGaccatttcaatgtttttctttAACCccctagcgcagagcctatgttataaccttactgtcaccaaaattgtaatggctatgtcttaatctgttacttaaggctctcagtgctGTCATAGCAACGCTGTTATGATATAGTATTTtgggcaaatagtgaataggcccgccattggccccatctgcagtaagaggttaataaacgacgtttcggagACTTTTATCAGGCAAActttttgcctgatgaaggtctatgACCGAAACATCGCTTATtaaagaaaaactgaaaaaatgatCAGTGTGCAgcagttttttcaagttgtctgctgagttacccatgggccatctctgacgcacctgccagctggtGTGTGCGAAAAAAAATCCTTTGACTTCACAggctttaattaggcctactgtatgttccgAAATTCTAGActtgccaaaatatttttttcctggAAAATATTCCATTTCTGATGGCATGCACATTCAGAATTACCCCACAGCTGTTAGTCAACAGAATTACACCAGGGACACAAGGAGGCGAAACGAGCAAAGTGAAGAAAAGTGAAATTCAGTGTTTCcttctgacagctcaacggtcATCAGGTCATCACAGCGAATCAAATAGAACGGAAAACTTATTttattgatttgattggccaccacAGGCGTAAgtcactcctcatttgcacaaTGATAAACTTGGTCGAATATTTTGGCTTTGCTTCGAGTTATCTATCAATTAATTATATCCAGTGTAGGCTGTGCCCCTAAAGGCTTGCTCACCCTTGATCTATGGGATGTCCTGCTTGTTCATTGATTGTCGATTAGATATTGTACTGGAAGCTCTTGGACACTGACTCGTGAAGCTGTTGGTAATTAATATAAATATATGACACGATGCAAGGTCGGCACTGGATGTCCTGTGGCCTGATTGTGCATCACTGATCATCTATATTAATTAAGGGAACAAGTGGTTTTCAAATCACCTTTAGTCTTAGAAGCAACTTCTGCCATTTTGTAGTACAACACACATACTCTAGTTGCATTGGACATTAACCTCAATGGCAGCCTTTTCCTTGTTGTCTTGCACCACACGCAGGAGACGTAGTGTTTCATGAATATCCTCAAATCACTTTGACAGCTATTTGAAATTGACTGGGGTATGGTATCATACTCCTCTACGACACAATTGATGCAAATGCTTGCCATAGAATTTCTATCCACGCAAAAGTAAAAGCAGGTTGGATGCTAACACATAAacaagcgcgcgcacaaacacacagacacacacgcgcacgcatgcacgcacacacacgtgcacacacactgtccctcacACGTACAGTAATATCCCTAACCTTTACAAAGTTTAACAGCAGGTTGGAGATCAAAACATATGCCCAtagaaatatgcacacacacacacatacacgcacacacacacgcacacgcacggacacacacacacaccaggctttaCTCTGCCAGCACAGGCTGAGGCCGGAGCCAAGTGGGATGGCTTGTCTCTGGAGCCAGTCGTACTACTGCCATCAAGTCCTCactcgcagggctggactggtgtgatgtgtatctgtccctgtcaaataaacctaACTGAACtgatctggcatagcgggcatttcccggtgggcctcgcaccctcgtgggccctttttttcagaaacgtaaaaaaaacacacaagaaaaacaaaaataaaaaattgaggggccctttaagcccaaagtgcccgggccccccagtccagccctactcaCTCGCATCATGGGGTGAAGGATCTACTGTACTGTGCACCCCCCACCCATAGCAGCCCATTGCAGCCAAGCcccgggcacgcacgcacagtacacacacactgcacttactACCAACTTATGCAGATGTGTTGATTTATTCATGACTTTAACACTGGTATGATGATGAGTGTGGGCTGCaagataagtgtgtgtttgtgtgtgtgtgtgtgtgtatgcgtgcgtgcgtgcgtgcgtgtgtgtgtgtgtgtgtgtgtgtgtatgtgtgtgtgtgtgtgtgtatgcgtgcgtgcgtgcgtgcgtgtgtgtgtgtgtgtgtgtatgcgtgcgtgcgtgcgtgtgtgtgtgtgtgtgtgtgtgttagtgtgcgcgtgtttgtgtgtgtgtgtgtgtgtgtgtgagagagagattgtgagagcAAGCTGTTTCCTTTAGCAGATGTTCATGCAAGGTCATAATAACACTTTGGCACTGAGGTGAAGTATATGTCTATGCATGCTGATACTGTGTCTACCAGTACAGGAAATGTATCATATTATGACTTCACAATCCCATACACtctaacacatacacatgcacgcacgcacgcacacacacacacacacacacacacacacacacacacacacacacacacacacacacacacacacacacacacacacacacacacacgaaaacacaaatGAACTGCAGACATGCCTGCAACCTTTGCATCACATTCAGTTCATATAAGTGATACATGAATGttgtattacagtgtgtgtgtgtgtgtgtgtacatacacgtgtgtgtgtgtgtgtgtgtgtgtatgtgtgtgtgcgtgtgtgtgtgtgttgcatgtgtgtgtcgcgTATGAGTTTATACATGCATTCATGTTTGAGGTGCAGGAATGCCACCTTTCTAAAGCTAAGAAACATGCAGCAAGTGGCCAGAAATAGCCATTCAAATCACTATATCCATCCATAGCTTTCACCCACCGAAGCTATCAGGAGTAAGCTATACAGCCATTACCGAGCCTGTTGCAAGTCTCATATCATTTTAGTTCATTTTGCATTTCATCCACGAACTTTGCTCGTGTATTGACCACAAACTATGTTTCCATGATGCACAATTGAATGTACATTCTTAGTGCAGGCTGCGGCCTATTGTACCCTGGTCTCTGGAGCCCCAGTCTGACGTTGCCTGGTAGGGCCTCCAAGCTccacagccaccccccccccccccccccccccaccaccccccccccccccaaaaaaagccctCTCCATCTTGATAAACAAATCCTGTATACTTCTCAATCCCAGCCCAGCGTCCCATGATCATGCCACAAACGTTGGCATTGAAGGATGCCTGATGCACTGTGTCTTGTCCATCTGCTTGTCTCCATGTGCCCGACCAACCAACTACTAACCAACCAAACCAACTAACCTGACCACATGCTCCTAGAGGCGGCATGCGCGTCACCTTCATCATCCTGTACCATCTTCAAGTCCTATCTGGTGTTAActgctgacacgcacacacacacgtgcacgcacacatacacgcacgcatgcacacacacatacacacacatacacacacacacgtggtctcCCGCCAAAGGCCTGCCGTAGGCCGTGGTGTGCCATTGCAgctgctgttgttgatgttgttgattgttgttgttgatgtttgtttgtttatttatttatttatttatttaagagaGCCACAGGGACAGCATCTGACTATGGTGGCGAGTGGTGAatgctgattggctgattggtCATGGGagcagaaagaaggaaggaagaagatggaggagacTTCCACTTcctctacagtactgtactgtgtcCACACAACACCTTTACTGCCCAGCAATGACCctccactatcaccaccaccatgcaCCAACCAAACCGGACTGGACTGGAATATGCAATGAAttcaacagaaaaacaaaacaacagaagaTGAGGAAAATATACAACAACATTGAagatgcgcgcgtgtgtgtgtgtgtgtgtgtgtgtgtgtgtgtgtgtgtgtgtgtgtgtgtgtgtgtgtgtgtgtgtgtgtgtgtgtgtgtgtgtgtgtgtgtgtgtgtgtgtgtgtgtgtgtctgtgtgtgtgtgtgtgtgtgtgtgtgtgtgcgtgcgtgtgtgcatctgtgtgtgtgtgtgtgtgtgtgtgtgtgtgtgtgtgtgtgtgtgtgtgtgtgtgtgtgtgtgtgtgtgtgtgtgtgtgtgtgtgtgtttgtgttctcgcCGTAGATCTAATAGCCAGCTGTGTGACACTCCTGAAACAACAACCtgcccaccaccccccctccccccgaaaTGTagctaaacacagacacacgcacgcacgcacgcacacacacacgcacacatacttactcacacacacacacacacacacacacacacacacacacacacacacacacacacacacacacacacacacacacacacacacacacacacacacacacacacacacacacacacacacacacacaaaccactgccTACTGTATGACTGTCAGTATCTACCACCTCTAGGAAgctctttcttttttatatatttaatGACAGTTGAAACGTATGATAAGATGTCTACTGTACAGTCTACACTGGAGCACTGAAATGAGAAGATAAAGATACTGTCTGCTGCAAACATGTGAATAACGAGATGCACTTTACCAGGTCAATAAGAGGACAATCTTTGaagagagaaaccgagagaaagagtgagagagagagagagattcaaatcTATCGTATATAATCATACCTGTCTtaacaaaaagagaaacaaagaagAAAACAATAATGAAGATGATCATAGTAATAATGAAaaactgtgtctgtgttgtttttaatgtatttctgtgggtttcagtaaacgcacaccgtttgaggtgcgtacggcagacaattagactcaacttgaaaaagaatggtcgtcgcacactcagaacttcatgcagttgcatttaataagaccaacgtttcggcttacgccttcatcagggtcatctaagttctgagtgtgcgacgaccattctttttcaagttgtttTTAATGTATACCAGGTTTATGTACAGTACCCCTTCTTACAGTAGgtcagtggtgtgtgcgtgcatgtgtggatgggtgcgtgtgtgcgtgcgtggctgtgtgtctgtgagagaaagagagagacagggacagagagagagagtgtgtgcatgtgctgtgcaTCATGCCTTAATGCTCCTCTTGGTTTGGAATTACAACGCCGTCCAGGGAAGCTGAAGGGggaatttttttttactacattgtaggctatgtattgggtttggggccctttcaaatgtctttgtcccgggcccagtcaaagctgtcagcggccctggtgtcgTCCATGTAATTTTGCTAAGAAATATGACTTCCATGGGGGCCTGCAGCAacgctgtagcctaggggccccgggcctccttaatccggccctgcctttGTGTACGCACTTTTGACATGGACAGGTGGCCATGGTATTTCTGCTTGTTTTGTTATGGATTGTCTTTGCTTTGTTGCTTCCCTACCTAGTGCAGAGATAGtacacttgtgtgcgtgtgtgtgaggacatgcatgtgtgcgtgcctgtgtgtgcgtgcctgtgtgtgtgtgtgtgtgtgtgcgtgcgtgcgtgcgtgcgtgcatgcgcacgtgtgtgtgtgtgtgtgtgtgtgtgtgtgtgtgtgtgtgtgtgtgtgtgtgtgtgtgtgtgtgtgtgcatttgtacttGAGTGTGTTTTTAGAGTGTCTACCATTCATATACtgtaacccccccctccccacacacacacacacacacccatgtacacactTTCCTTGcaagcacacagacgcacacacacacacaccctcattcatgtacacgcattcacacacacacgcatacacacgcacacgcacacgcacacacacacacacacacacactatacactttGCTTTGGTGTAGAAAGAACAGAGTGTTCTATTAATAGGCGCTTCATTGAAGAGGGAAACATGGGTAGGAGGgcggatggggaggagagagagagagagagagatagagagagagagagagagagagagagagagagagagagagagagagagagagactgatgaggCAGAGAAGGATGGGGAATGTGGTGAAGAAAATTAAAAATCAGATGAACAGAACAAAGGGAGTT from the Engraulis encrasicolus isolate BLACKSEA-1 chromosome 14, IST_EnEncr_1.0, whole genome shotgun sequence genome contains:
- the LOC134463162 gene encoding potassium voltage-gated channel subfamily A member 2-like gives rise to the protein MTVADPSDEAAAQPGHPQDYDPEDHECCERVVINVSGLRFETQLKTLSQFPETLLGDPKKRMRYFDPLRNEYFFDRNRPSFDAILYYYQSGGRLRRPVNVTLDVFSEEIRFYELGEEAIEIFREDEGFIKEEERPLPENEFQRQVWLLFEYPESSGPARIIAIISVMVILISIVSFCLETLPIFRSDEEDMHKAHPNPYANGTYIYTSTYFTDPFFILETLCIIWFSFEFLVRFFACPSKASFFVNIMNMIDVVAIIPYFITLGTELAEKAEGDGQQGQQAMSLAILRVIRLVRVFRIFKLSRHSKGLQILGQTLKASMRELGLLIFFLFIGVILFSSAVYFAEADEPESQFYSIPDAFWWAVVTMTTVGYGDMTPTTIGGKIVGSLCAIAGVLTIALPVPVIVSNFNYFYHRETEGEEQAQYLQVPPKAESNEELKRSRSGSTISKSDYMEIQEAVHNSNEDFQDGIMKANCTLANTNYVNIKKMLTDV